The proteins below come from a single Uloborus diversus isolate 005 chromosome 10, Udiv.v.3.1, whole genome shotgun sequence genomic window:
- the LOC129231648 gene encoding N-acetylgalactosaminyltransferase 6-like gives MFRRKRKRLLKLILTVCAVMFCACMLLRTFFTTLELQSFIIIAEDPEKSSATRVNFSGKNSLKEAKVPVRKSWFEPRNVSIPIGPGEHGTAFSLPPGLDRTKDELYKSNGFNALVSDFIALNRTLPDIRHPSCKSKEYLSKLPKVSIVIPFHNEHWTALLRTVTSIVNRSPDELIEEIILVDDFSNKAQLKTPLDQYVAQHFSKVKIIRASKREGLIRARLLGAKAAKSEVLLFLDSHTEANVNWLPPLLDPIAKDRTYVTCPFIDVIDFETLSYRAQDEGARGAFDWELYYKRLPLLPEDLKNTAEPFSLSDTVHKKQSKMSVRLVQTKESSVEAEEKFFASNFVFLAGEEAR, from the exons ATGTTTCGTCGGAAAAGGAAGAGActgttaaaacttattttgactGTATGTGCAGTAATGTTTTGTGCATGCATGCTACTAAGAACGTTCTTCACAACATTAGAGTTACAATCTTTCATTATCATTGCTGAAGATCCCGAAAAAAGCTCTGCAACAAGAGTaaatttttccggaaaaaatTCTCTAAAAGAAGCCAAG GTGCCAGTGAGAAAGTCGTGGTTTGAACCAAGAAATGTCAGTATTCCTATTGGTCCAGGAGAACATGGGACTGCGTTTTCCTTACCACCTGGGTTAGACAGAACCAAAGACGAATTATACAAATCAAATGGATTTAACGCTCTAGTCAGCGATTTCATTGCTTTGAATAGAACACTTCCCGATATCAGACATCCAAG CTGTAAATCTAAGGAATACCTCTCAAAATTACCGAAAGTTAGCATAGTAATCCCTTTTCATAATGAACATTGGACTGCCCTTCTTAGAACTGTTACGAGCATAGTGAACAGGTCACCTGATGAACTGATAGAAGAAATAATTTTAGTGGATGATTTTAGCAATAAAG CTCAACTAAAAACGCCTCTTGATCAATATGTggcacaacatttttcaaaagtgaaaatcATTCGAGCTTCAAAGAGGGAAGGTTTAATAAGAGCGAGACTACTTGGTGCAAAAGCAGCTAAAAGTGAAGTTCTTTTGTTCCTTGATTCTCACACAGAAGCCAATGTCAATTGGTTGCCCCCTTTACTTG ATCCTATTGCGAAAGACAGAACGTACGTAACTTGTCCCTTCATAGATGTAATTGATTTTGAAACGTTGTCTTATCGGGCCCAAGATGAAGGAGCTAGAGGCGCGTTTGATTGGGAATTGTACTATAAACGTTTGCCTCTTTTGCCAGAAGATCTGAAGAATACAGCAGAACCATTCAG CCTGTCAGATACAGTCCACAAAAAGCAGAGCAAAATGTCAGTACGTTTAGTTCAAACCAAAGAAAGTTCAGTTGAAGCAGAAGAAAAATTCTTTGCttccaattttgtttttcttgctGGGGAAGAAGCTAGATAA